The genomic stretch TGGACACACAGCTATAGAATTCACTATGTTAGAACATAGAGGAGGCATCATTTTTTAAACCTCAATTGAAATAATGCACATACCTCATGCCAACAGCTGTACATGATTTCATAGATTGCCTTAGAAGCCAGTTGTGGATGATACAGCCGATAACCATGACACACCTTCTCAATCACTTGCATATTATCATACCGGTCGTATGGTTGTTTGCCCAAAGTGAACACTTCCCACATTAAAATTCCTGTAGACATGCCCACAGTGTTGAAAAGCAATGACATTTATTATGTATGTGTTAGTTGTGCCATTCCCCTGCAAAAGTCATAATAACAGataatactttaaaattccttGTATTAAAGCCATTGTGAAATATTAGTTTGAGTAGCTTGGACAAGGGCACTGGTggaaatccctgcttggtcatggaaacctactgggtgaccttgggcaagtcagtctctgagaaaggcaaaagcaaacctcctatGATCAAACACTGCCAAGAATAACCCACTATAAGTTTGtcttatggtcatcataagtcaaaaatgacttgaaggcacatagcaacaagagATGGGCCAAGACAGTGAGCTCAGACAAAATGCAAAATCGCACCCCAACCAGTCATCTTACATCCCCTGGGCTTCCCCTCAAGCTTATAATGCTCTGcattccccccctttccccccatgcCAACCAGTTGTGACAACACAACCAAAAAAACTCACAAACATTAAATCAATGAGTAGAATAGAAATCAGTATGCTAAGTGTGTCATGACATATCCCTTATGCCCACCTCTAGTGTGAAGATGTCTGATGGAAGCCCATGAAATGTGCTACAGTAATACAGAGGTGGAAAAATCCTTTCTGGTCTACATACAGCTGCAGCCTGTAGAATAGGCCAGGAAGCATGAATAATTTTAGAGACGGATGTTAGATCACACTGGTGTGTCACGCCAAGTTGTATACAGGCCCACCTAAACTTTCTGAAGTCTTGTGAAAGCTTGTGGCCAATGTGAAACTTAGCTTGACATCTCAGCCTGAGATCACAGACTGAATCAtataattatagagttggaagagaccacaagggccatccagtccaattctctgccatacaggaatacacaatcaaagcatccccgacagatggccatcccgcctctgcttaaacacctccaaagaaggagaatccgcCACACTCTGAAGGACTgcattccactgttcaacagctcttactgtcaggaagttcctcctaaggctgagctggaatctcttttcctgtagcttgcatccattgttacatgttctaatctctggagccacagaaaacaagctttctccatcctcaatgtgacaccctttaaaatacttaaacaggtctatcatatcacctcttaaccatctcttttccagctaaacatgcccagctccctaaatctttcatcacaaggcatggttttcaggccTTTCACCACTTTGGTGGCCcgcctttggatacgctccagcttaAGTCTCATGATGGCTGGGAATCTTGGTTATTACAAGACTTCCCATGACCCACAGCCAAGCAGCTGTTTGGCCTGATTAAAAGCAACACCATCAACCTCTCCCAAGGTTCAACCCTGCCCCTCCAACATACCATCAGGGGTACAATTATCCTGGATGTAAGAAAAGAGCACATTCTTTTTGCCCCAGGTGGTAGCTGGAGAttatatagatataaatacagtggtgcctcgggatacgaaattaattcgttccgccattcctttcgtaacccgaaaatttcgtaacccgaaatactctgttagcactggaaagcctatggcagcatttgaatttcgcgccgaaatgaatttcgtaacccgaaaaatatttcgtaacccgaaacagtttttgccaatccgactttttcgtatcccggaaatttcgtaacgcgatcattttgtatcccgaggcaccactgtatgcacATGCATATCGGATTCCTATTACAAACATTTCAGCACACTCACCCCCTCCCACACCACCAACATACACAGAGTTTAACATGCTCCCATATCCCAGTAAACTCTGATAATATTCTGGAAGCCAGGGAACAGCATTCCCTTTCATACACCACAGACCTGAAGATCAACTGGGTTGCAGGGGAAAGTGACTGAAATCTCACTGGCCCCAAAGGTCACACAAGCAGGCCCAAGACCTGTATAGAGCCCTTCCCAGGGTTATAAACCCTTGACAATGGAACACTATGTCTCCCAGAAGCCATCCATGACAATCTACATTGAAAACTGCCTCTATAGTATTGTGGGTTTGTTTAAAAACCCAACAGTGTCACTCACAATCTGCTATCTTATGTCTTGCTCTCTGTTGTGTATTTTGGTGTCACTGGGGCACTTCACTTCAACCTCTTCTATCTATAGGTGGAAGATTTTGCCAGTATGAGGTATGCTGAATAAGTGCACCGAAAAAAATCACAAGTCAGAAAGCAAATGTTCCAATCTTGTTGGTCCtgacggcctgttacagacagccaaaataaagctgcttcgagtcacagtggaggtatggtgtttcaatgatgcatgcgtcctaaaagtccagaagtcgcagactggagcgtggctttgtgtGCGGGGCTCTTTGgcactcttaggacgcatgcatcattgaaacaccatacctccactgtgactcgaagcagctttattttgactgtctgtaacaggccgtagaaCCACTTAATCAATgcatttacctatatgttgaacCAACATTAGGCCTACTGTAGTGGGGATGTTATCCTTTGTGTGAATTGCAACTAGTTCAAATGGGCAAGGCGTATTAGTAATTAGTATTCCAAatttcttgggcaagtcactaccattttgttgttgttgtgtgcttctaaATCATTTTTtacatatggcaatcctaaggtaaaTTAatactgttttcttggcaagtttcttcagaggggtttttctaCTGCCATCCACTGAAGTTgcaagagtgtgatttgcccagggtcactcagtgggtttttatgatCCAGCAGGGAATTAAATCATGATctgcagtcatagtccaacactcaaaccactacatcatgatgGCAGGGGGGCTAAAAAGAATGCTGAGTTAAACATGTTACAGACCATTGCAGTAGAATTCAGATACAGCAGtattagtttggaatatcagtatgcaaaaagatctcATTCTTcaacacaattagtctcaaaggtgctacaagatccctttgcatgtagTGTAAAGGTCCTTCTTCATGCAGAAATCACCATATACCAGTGAGTGGGTGAAATTTCGTCCTTCCCCCAAATATTTTCCTCTCCCATTCCACACAAGGactgaaaagaaagagagagagagagagaaagggggaatagCCCTTTTCATTGCTACAGTTGCTGATTGATGCTGCACCTAAGCTCCATTTGATCAACCCAATTGCACTCTTTTGGACTGCTACCttctgaaaaataattaaatggcaGAGAAATGAGTCTATTATTGTTTTCAGTTTGTTTGGTGAAGCATTTTAATTGTGACTATAGTGAACTGGTCTAATTGTTTAGGTAGTAAATCTCAGAAAAGGGAGAAAGCTGGggtataaatctaataaataataaagaagaaaaaataagtcagaaaagaACTTGGTgtgtgaaatgaaaagaaaattggaactgtattttatatatgggaaaGATGGCCTATGTTAATAGACTGCCGGTGAGAAAAGTGTAACCACATAAAGTGCAAAGGCTGCTTTGTCCTTGAATGCTTCCAATCTGGAGGTAATTTTTTCCTGAGCTTCAAATGGCCATATACTACGTGCTACAGTCACCTCCTGTTTTGAAAAAGACTTACCGGTATATAGGAATGAAAAATATAGATATGCATCTTTGCAGGCAAGAACAAATGATTTTACAATTTTTATCCTTGTTtcaataaaaccatttaaaactgcTTAGTTGTCACagactatttgcagttcaagacttatttGGTGTGAAAAAAATGTATGTGGGCTGTTTTTACCcagaaaatggcatttctgcacagaaaatatgctTCTGGCACAAATTAGCATTTTCTATAGTAAAGACAAATCTAtggagaaaatgctgctttctgggcagctaacttgttttctgggCACAAATCTGCATTTTCCACACAGAATAAATCAAGAAATGCAAAGATGCCCACTCATCTAGGAAATTCCTTTTCAAGAtttcccaacactcaagaaactgtaattttttttggaTGATTTTTGGACTTTTTTCAACCAGTTTTTGAtccctaattaaaaaaaaaaaaaaagaggagggagtAAGGAGCAAAATTGGTACAGCCTTCTAGGTCCCATCTGGAGAGCAATGCAGTCTCCAAGCCTTGGCATATCACTTTCTCTCAGAAGAATAAAGGCACATTTTTCACTTGCATgtgtaaaaactttaaaaaaaataaaacaagaaatgtttAATGATGTGCTCTTCTGTTTTCCCAACTAAACAAGAGTGGTTAGACAGTGAAACTAGTTGCCTAAATGtgggtcttcttctctggatgtcttcaaaaagagtctggacagccACCTACTGGGGATGCTTAGCTGGAGGTCCTGCAAGggattgaactagatggcccaCAAGGtccctctatgattctaaaccacAGTAAGTATGACACCTCTCTTCATTGGGATAATGTCtgtttcagggacgtagccaggattttgggaaggtgggggtccagactaagtgccaccattataatggggcttgggtgcagcagcgcagtagcacacaccattcatttttctaatggaaggggggggggcccggcccccaaccccccccccccccggctacgtccctgtctgtcTCTTGGGGTTTCTTCTACTGCATCCACTAGAAATCTGGCCTTAAGAAGAAAAACTAATTTATAAGGCTGTCCACACATATTGTAACAGGTCAGTTTTGAACCAGGTCTTGTAACTATTTAGGTTTGTGTCATGTAAgcaatttcttcttgttttgagTAGCACTGTCAAGATCTGTGAAATGTACTCACCAAAAGCCCATACATCAGACTTGCTGCTGAACTTCGTGTAATGAAAAACCTCTGGTGCTGACCACTTGACTGGAAATTTAGTTCCTAAAGAGCTGACATACTGGTCATCCAGGACATATCTACAAAGGAAGAATCAGTATTTAACCTACATCCTGTTgcacagattaaaacaaagaACTTACCCAGCTGATGAAGAAATTCATCCTACATGAATTGTCAGTTCTTTATGGATGACTTGGCTGACACTAATACTAATATCACTTTTTGTTCAAATTATCTGTCTGGGTAGgtctttgttttaaacatttgcaACAGAATTACAAAATGGATTCAAAAACTAGATGacataaaaaggtttttttagaCACTGGGTTTTATAACAAATATTGCAACACTCCTCTGGCAAAGGTAGTATAACTTAGTTGCATTAATTCAAGAACATCCTGAGATCCTAACAttgttggatttttgtttgttttttggtcatACAGCCATATATTGAGATACGCCTGGGGATAGATATACCTGTCCATGGCCTCTTTCACTTTCATATATTTTACCTATTATCCCAATCAGGTGGTAACACCCATATGAGAATTTGGCACAAGAACTTCACAGATACGATGGCTGTGGGCTTGAAATGGTGGCATTATTACATGTATCATAGAACAAAATTTTTCACACCACATCTAGGCATTCCAGAGACAAGATGAATTCCCAATTTTATGTGTGTAAACCTAGTTGGACTGTTTGTTTCCCACATTTCCAGGAGGATAATCTGCCAGAGGACAGAAACTACTTTTGGCAATCCTTTGTTTAAGgggtgtttttatttcttttgttttctgcttttaaaaagcagctttagAAGATTCTGTACCACTGCTAAAGGTTTTAGGTGAGCTTACCTTGTCATTCCAAAGTCAGACACTTTCACTGTTAGGTCAGAATCAACCAAGCAATTCCTAGCAGCCTGTTCAGAGAACACAAGAAATATCAATGAGGACCATTGTGACGGTGTTCAGCCCATGGATGTCCCAACTTTGTATCTTTCTCCCCCACATTAAGCAAGCTTTGATTTTTACTGGAAGAATGGCACCAGGAGAAGTAGTATTAATTCTTTCTTCTATGTCAACAGTTCTTTACTTGTGTTCCACAGACCCGGAGTGTGTGTGCGATATTCCTGCAGGGGGCCACAAAGATTTGAGGTCTGGAAGGCTGCTCAACCCACCTTCTACTTGTATTGGGGCAGCCACATGACAGGAGACAAGGCAAAGTGTGTGTCTGTCTATCAGTTTAGGCCTGCTCATTCCCTGCTATGTGGTTGAGTGACTGCACAGCCAGCCAGCTtttgcccttctctctctctctctctctctctctctctctctctctctctctctgccctctctGCTTTCCAGCCAAGAGCACTCCAGTTTCCCATCAGAAATGCTTCAATCCAAGAGGAGGCAGGTTGAGAAGCTGAGCAACAGTGGAGTCAGTCAGCCAGCCTGCCTttgcccttctttctttctctctcacaggaagaaatgggggggggggcatttctcCTGCTGGGGCATTTCTGAATGAAAGTTTAATTGATAGTGTAATTGTTAATGGTTCGGTgttcaggtgttgttgttgtaaatCTTGAGTTAAATCTTGGGGGTCCACATTAACAGGAGACATTTAAAGAAAAGTTGGCAGTTAAGAACTACTTCTCTATGCCATTTCCCGGCCATTCCTTCCAGAACAAATGGAGAGCATGCTTACCAAATCACGGTGTATAAACTGATGACTCTCAAGGAATGCCATTGCTTCACAAACATGGTAACACATCTCCACAAGCTGAAAGGGATGAAGTTCCTTCCTATGGTTTTTCAAATAACTAAGCAAGCAACCGTTAGCCATATATTCAGCCACAATATAGATGGGGTAGGTCTTGGTGCAAACGCCATATAACTTAACAAGTTTGGGGTGATTCAGCTTCCTAAACAAAAGACCaagtttttccattttatctgtGCTCTGTGTTTCAGAAGTGTGTGAAGCTTCCTTAGTACACAGTAATTAAATAATACTGTCTTACAATTGAGAGACATGAATAAATTGCATGGATCAAAAGAATAACTGGAGATAAGGTTTAAAGTCACACTTCTAGAAATTTGTAATGTGCAAGGAAACCCCTTATTGGCCAGATATTATGTCATAAAAGCCCTAGGGTTTCAAAAACCTTTTTTCTAAACAAATTAGGACTGAGCACCATATCTGCCTCATAGAGGATACTTCCACAATCATAATTTATGGTGTAAATAATTTCCACCACTTTCTTTTCTGCTGGAGTATCTATCAGCCATTAATGCAAACAATAAGAGAAACATAGCTATATCTATTCTGCTATAAAAATGCCCTTATTAATTTGCACTGATATTGACTGGAGTGGTTCTGATACAGACCTAATTTCATTTTTAGGTTTAAACTTGGCCATCAAACCAAGCAGTTCAGGTTTGGTTGTTTATGGTAGGGATTTAATTATGCCCTATTTTGTTCCCATTGAAGAAAGTTTTCAAAGACCAtacagtttttgaagcctattcgCAAGtcagaatttattctgtgcaaaagttGGATGTGGTTCTTTTGTACGGAAAACAGCATGTTCTATGcaggaaatactattttctatTCAGAAAACTGTACAAAACAACCCCATGTAAATTTTGCAGAGAATAAATCACAAAGTATGAAGACTATTGTCAGTCCTGGGTTCTTTTCATCTGAGTTTCTTAACACCTGAAAAACACATTTGTGACCATTTCCcccaatattttctaatattctttccatccctagtttaggGATTGATTTTTGCTCCATTGGCTTGTGGGTTCTATTTTGATTTAGCTGAATTgtctattttgttttatgttgtgtTAAAATTGATTGCACTGGGTCCTTAAAGCTTCAACTATATGGTAGGATAAACATTTTCAACTGCAATGACAGCAACAGCCACAATTGCTGAAACTTTGACCGTGCTAATGAAACAGTAATTGTACTTAAAGGACAGACAAGCACACCTGTTAATTATGTTAACAACATATAACTCAAACAACATGCACTTTGAATGCTGGTGGCTATGTTTCATATACTCTGTGAATCTGTATGTATATGTGAGTGCATAAGAACATAGGCACTGAAGAAAAATAGTTGCTTACATCATGGTTTCAGCTTCTTCTATGAATTCATCTTCAGACATTGATCCTTCCTTGATCATTTTAACAGCAACATCATATTTCCCCTTCCATTTCCCCACCTGCACCACTCCAAATTGACCACTTCCTATTTCTCTCTGCAACAT from Sceloporus undulatus isolate JIND9_A2432 ecotype Alabama chromosome 3, SceUnd_v1.1, whole genome shotgun sequence encodes the following:
- the LOC121925095 gene encoding cytoplasmic tyrosine-protein kinase BMX-like isoform X5, which translates into the protein MLAIIFVAVGMLVVFRGPRQNNCCNRRDKNGIVKHYHVHVNSANQFYLAENYCFSSLPKLIHYHQHNSAGMVTRLRHAVSTKTNKVPSTSPLGNGPWELRREDIMLQREIGSGQFGVVQVGKWKGKYDVAVKMIKEGSMSEDEFIEEAETMMKLNHPKLVKLYGVCTKTYPIYIVAEYMANGCLLSYLKNHRKELHPFQLVEMCYHVCEAMAFLESHQFIHRDLAARNCLVDSDLTVKVSDFGMTRYVLDDQYVSSLGTKFPVKWSAPEVFHYTKFSSKSDVWAFGILMWEVFTLGKQPYDRYDNMQVIEKVCHGYRLYHPQLASKAIYEIMYSCWHELPEKRPTFRHLLSLMEPQRDHDKP
- the LOC121925095 gene encoding cytoplasmic tyrosine-protein kinase BMX-like isoform X8; protein product: MLAIIFVAVGMLVVFRGPRQNNCCNRRDKNGIVKHYHVHVNSANQFYLAENYCFSSLPKLIHYHQHNSAGMVTRLRHAVSTKTNKVPSTSPLGNGPWELRREDIMLQREIGSGQFGVVQVGKWKGKYDVAVKMIKEGSMSEDEFIEEAETMMKLNHPKLVKLYGVCTKTYPIYIVAEYMANGCLLSYLKNHRKELHPFQLVEMCYHVCEAMAFLESHQFIHRDLAARNCLVDSDLTVKVSDFGMTRYVLDDQYVSSLGTKFPVKWSAPEVFHYTKFSSKSDVWAFGEWHN
- the LOC121925095 gene encoding cytoplasmic tyrosine-protein kinase BMX-like isoform X1 — encoded protein: MLAIIFVAVGMLVVFRGPRQNNCCNRRDKNGIVKHYHVHVNSANQFYLAENYCFSSLPKLIHYHQHNSAGMVTRLRHAVSTKTNKVPSTSPLGNGPWELRREDIMLQREIGSGQFGVVQVGKWKGKYDVAVKMIKEGSMSEDEFIEEAETMMKLNHPKLVKLYGVCTKTYPIYIVAEYMANGCLLSYLKNHRKELHPFQLVEMCYHVCEAMAFLESHQFIHRDLAARNCLVDSDLTVKVSDFGMTRYVLDDQYVSSLGTKFPVKWSAPEVFHYTKFSSKSDVWAFVLVWNGRGKYLGEGRNFTHSLMLLDVPEVPAITASELKTLCLKNVPPFATCCRLWSHKETMTSPEEFIIPNAWILVPKNAEDPYEEPKSRRWHAFSNKQLTTPS
- the LOC121925095 gene encoding cytoplasmic tyrosine-protein kinase BMX-like isoform X2; this translates as MVRNSSHMGKYTVSVLSMIGRDKNGIVKHYHVHVNSANQFYLAENYCFSSLPKLIHYHQHNSAGMVTRLRHAVSTKTNKVPSTSPLGNGPWELRREDIMLQREIGSGQFGVVQVGKWKGKYDVAVKMIKEGSMSEDEFIEEAETMMKLNHPKLVKLYGVCTKTYPIYIVAEYMANGCLLSYLKNHRKELHPFQLVEMCYHVCEAMAFLESHQFIHRDLAARNCLVDSDLTVKVSDFGMTRYVLDDQYVSSLGTKFPVKWSAPEVFHYTKFSSKSDVWAFVLVWNGRGKYLGEGRNFTHSLMLLDVPEVPAITASELKTLCLKNVPPFATCCRLWSHKETMTSPEEFIIPNAWILVPKNAEDPYEEPKSRRWHAFSNKQLTTPS
- the LOC121925095 gene encoding cytoplasmic tyrosine-protein kinase BMX-like isoform X3, whose protein sequence is MLAIIFVAVGMLVVFRGPRQNNCCNRRDKNGIVKHYHVHVNSANQFYLAENYCFSSLPKLIHYHQHNSAGMVTRLRHAVSTKTNKVPSTSPLGNGPWELRREDIMLQREIGSGQFGVVQVGKWKGKYDVAVKMIKEGSMSEDEFIEEAETMMKLNHPKLVKLYGVCTKTYPIYIVAEYMANGCLLSYLKNHRKELHPFQLVEMCYHVCEAMAFLESHQFIHRDLAARNCLVDSDLTVKVSDFGMTRYVLDDQYVSSLGTKFPVKWSAPEVFHYTKFSSKSDVWAFVLVWNGRGKYLGEGRNFTHSLMLLDVPEVPAITASELKTLCLKNVPPFATCCRLWSHKETMTSPEEFIIPNDYSMDIGT
- the LOC121925095 gene encoding cytoplasmic tyrosine-protein kinase BMX-like isoform X7; protein product: MVTRLRHAVSTKTNKVPSTSPLGNGPWELRREDIMLQREIGSGQFGVVQVGKWKGKYDVAVKMIKEGSMSEDEFIEEAETMMKLNHPKLVKLYGVCTKTYPIYIVAEYMANGCLLSYLKNHRKELHPFQLVEMCYHVCEAMAFLESHQFIHRDLAARNCLVDSDLTVKVSDFGMTRYVLDDQYVSSLGTKFPVKWSAPEVFHYTKFSSKSDVWAFVLVWNGRGKYLGEGRNFTHSLMLLDVPEVPAITASELKTLCLKNVPPFATCCRLWSHKETMTSPEEFIIPNAWILVPKNAEDPYEEPKSRRWHAFSNKQLTTPS
- the LOC121925095 gene encoding cytoplasmic tyrosine-protein kinase BMX-like isoform X4: MLAIIFVAVGMLVVFRGPRQNNCCNRRDKNGIVKHYHVHVNSANQFYLAENYCFSSLPKLIHYHQHNSAGMVTRLRHAVSTKTNKVPSTSPLGNGPWELRREDIMLQREIGSGQFGVVQVGKWKGKYDVAVKMIKEGSMSEDEFIEEAETMMKLNHPKLVKLYGVCTKTYPIYIVAEYMANGCLLSYLKNHRKELHPFQLVEMCYHVCEAMAFLESHQFIHRDLAARNCLVDSDLTVKVSDFGMTRYVLDDQYVSSLGTKFPVKWSAPEVFHYTKFSSKSDVWAFVLVWNGRGKYLGEGRNFTHSLMLLDVPEVPAITASELKTLCLKNVPPFATCCRLWSHKETMTSPEEFIIPNVAELLILK
- the LOC121925095 gene encoding cytoplasmic tyrosine-protein kinase BMX-like isoform X6, producing MLAIIFVAVGMLVVFRGPRQNNCCNRRDKNGIVKHYHVHVNSANQFYLAENYCFSSLPKLIHYHQHNSAGMVTRLRHAVSTKTNKVPSTSPLGNGPWELRREDIMLQREIGSGQFGVVQVGKWKGKYDVAVKMIKEGSMSEDEFIEEAETMMKLNHPKLVKLYGVCTKTYPIYIVAEYMANGCLLSYLKNHRKELHPFQLVEMCYHVCEAMAFLESHQFIHRDLAARNCLVDSDLTVKVSDFGMTRYVLDDQYVSSLGTKFPVKWSAPEVFHYTKFSSKSDVWAFVLVWNGRGKYLGEGRNFTHSLMLLDVPEVPAITASELKTLCLKNVPPFATCCRLWSHKETMTSPEEFIIPNG